One stretch of Prunus persica cultivar Lovell chromosome G1, Prunus_persica_NCBIv2, whole genome shotgun sequence DNA includes these proteins:
- the LOC18789616 gene encoding aldehyde dehydrogenase family 2 member B7, mitochondrial, whose amino-acid sequence MASRRVSSVLSRSFTSASLFSAGRSSSVARGIGKYSTDASFEAPIIPSVKVNYTRLLINGQFVDAASGKTFPTLDPRTGNVIAHVAEGDSEDINRAVSAARKAFDEGPWPKMTAYERSRVLFRFADLVEKHNDEIATLETWDNGKPFEQAAKTEVPMIVRFFRYYAGFADKIHGLTVPADGEYHVQTLHEPIGVAGQIIPWNFPLLMFAWKVAPALACGNTVVLKTAEQTPLSALYVATLLQEAGLPPGVLNVVSGFGPTAGAALCSHMEVDKVAFTGSTDTGKKVLELAAKSNLKTVTLELGGKSPFIVCEDADVDKAVELAHFALFFNMGQCCCSGSRTFVHERVYDEFIEKARARAEKRIVGDPFKGGVEQGPQIDSDQFEKILRYIDYGIKSGATLETGGGRLGTKGFYIKPTVFSNVKDDMPIAQDEIFGPVQSILKYKDLDEVIRRANTTRYGLAAGVFTQNIDTANTLTRALRVGSVWINCFDVFDAAIPFGGYKMSGHGREKGIYGLSNYLQVKAIVTPLKNPAWL is encoded by the exons gGAGGTCTTCTTCTGTGGCTAGAGGAATTGGTAAATATAGCACTGATGCTTCATTTGAGGCACCAATCATTCCATCCGTTAAAGTAAATTATACTCGGCTTCTAATTAATGGACAATTTGTAGATGCAGCATCAG GGAAAACTTTTCCCACATTGGACCCCCGAACTGGGAATGTGATTGCTCATGTTGCTGAAGGCGATTCTGAAGATATAAATCGGGCAGTTTCTGCTGCCCGCAAGGCCTTTGATGAAGGACCATGGCCAAAGATGACAGCTTAT GAAAGATCAAGGGTCCTTTTCCGCTTTGCTGATTTGGTTGAAAAGCATAATGATGAAATTGCAACCCTTGAGACTTGGGATAATGGGAAGCCATTTGAACAGGCTGCTAAAACTGAAGTACCAATGATTGTGCGTTTTTTCCGGTACTATGCTG GATTTGCGGATAAGATTCATGGTCTCACAGTTCCAGCTGATGGAGAGTATCATGTGCAAACCTTGCATGAACCTATAGGTGTTGCAGGTCAGATAATTCCATGGAATTTCCCTCTTCTCATGTTTGCTTGGAAGGTTGCGCCTGCCTTAGCATGTGGCAACACCGTTGTTCTGAAGACAGCAGAGCAGACACCATTGTCTGCTCTATATGTAGCAACGCTGTTGCAGGAG GCTGGACTTCCTCCAGGTGTTTTAAATGTGGTTTCAGGTTTTGGTCCAACTGCCGGTGCAGCGCTTTGTAGTCATATGGAAGTTGATAAG GTTGCTTTTACTGGATCAACTGATACCGGCAAAAAAGTACTAGAATTGGCTGCCAAAAGCAATCTTAAGACTGTAACTTTGGAGCTTGGCGGGAAATCCCCATTTATTGTGTGTGAGGATGCTGATGTAGATAAGGCTGTTGAGCTGGCACACtttgctttattctttaatatG GGTCAATGCTGCTGTTCTGGTTCTCGTACATTTGTGCATGAAAGAGTATATGATGagttcatagagaaagcaagGGCCCGTGCTGAGAAACGCATTGTTGGTGATCCATTCAAGGGGGGTGTTGAGCAAGGTCCTCAG ATTGATTCAGACCAATTTGAGAAGATCCTGAGGTACATAGATTATGGTATTAAAAGTGGAGCTACACTGGAAACTGGAGGAGGGAGGCTTGGCACAAAGGGTTTCTATATTAAGCCCACTGTATTCTCAAATGTTAAG GATGACATGCCAATAGCACAGGATGAGATTTTTGGTCCAGTGCAGTCCATCTTGAAATACAA GGACCTTGATGAGGTGATAAGAAGGGCAAATACTACGCGATACGGGCTTGCTGCAGGGGTCTTCACACAAAACATAGATACTGCAAACACATTGACACGTGCATTGCGGGTCGGTAGTGTATGGATAAACTGCTTTGATGTCTTTGATGCTGCAATTCCTTTTGGAGGGTACAAGATGAGTGGACATGGAAGAGAAAAGGGCATTTATGGTCTTTCTAATTACTTGCAAGTTAAGGCTATTGTCACGCCCCTGAAAAATCCTGCATGGCTATAA
- the LOC18788572 gene encoding probable xyloglucan endotransglucosylase/hydrolase protein 33 yields the protein MAFLQGKLPCFCVLILCMAVLVSSHNRYYTSPSVPRLTDAFPRVPISNGFSKAFGGSNIQVINGSMATLALDKSSGSGLASVNKYHYGFFSAAIKLPAGLTSGVVVAFYLSNADVFPHNHDEIDIELLGHDKRNDWVIQTNVYANGSVNTGREEKFYLWFDPTQQQHQYSIIWNNHHIVFLVDNIPVREFQHSGSFFPSKPMSVYATIWDASQWATHGGKYPVNYKYAPFRVSFAEMEMSGCISNPTGTVTSCSKNTPSSLDPIEGPEFVKLSNQQISALGWARSKLMFYSYCKDTSRFKVMPPECK from the exons ATGGCATTTTTGCAGGGAAAACTCCCCTGcttttgtgttttaattttgtgtatGGCAGTACTGGTTTCTTCACATAATAGATACTACACAAGCCCAAGCGTTCCACGTTTGACAGACGCTTTCCCTCGCGTACCAATTAGTAATGGGTTTTCAAAAGCTTTCGGAGGCTCAAACATTCAGGTGATCAATGGATCCATGGCCACTCTTGCTCTTGACAAGTCCTCAG GATCTGGATTGGCATCTGTAAACAAATATCACTATGGATTCTTCAGTGCTGCCATCAAGCTGCCTGCTGGTCTCACTTCTGGGGTTGTAGTGGCTTTCTAT CTGTCTAATGCAGATGTTTTCCCTCACAATCATGATGAGATTGACATAGAGCTATTGGGCCATGATAAAAGAAATGATTGGGTCATTCAGACAAATGTATATGCAAATGGAAGTGTAAACacaggaagagaagagaagttTTATCTCTGGTTTGACCCAACACAACAGCAGCATCAATACAGCATCATCTGGAACAACCATCATATAGT GTTTCTAGTGGACAATATCCCTGTAAGAGAGTTTCAGCATAGCGGTTCCTTTTTCCCTTCAAAACCCATGTCAGTTTATGCAACAATATGGGATGCCTCACAGTGGGCAACTCATGGAGGAAAATACCCAGTTAACTACAAATATGCACCGTTTCGAGTTTCGTTTGCAGAAATGGAAATGAGTGGCTGCATATCCAATCCCACAGGAACAGTGACTTCATGTTCTAAGAACACTCCTTCAAGCTTGGACCCAATTGAAGGACCAGAGTTTGTTAAGTTGTCTAACCAGCAAATTAGTGCTCTGGGTTGGGCAAGAAGTAAGCTAATGTTTTACTCTTACTGTAAAGATACATCCAGGTTTAAAGTCATGCCACCAGAGTGCAAATAG